A region of the Drosophila subobscura isolate 14011-0131.10 chromosome J, UCBerk_Dsub_1.0, whole genome shotgun sequence genome:
tttttgtgttcatTTATTAGGATTCAATGCCTAAACACTAAGCACCTTCAGGTAGCGATATGCGAGAGCTTACGTGACTACTTCGGTTTGGGGCTAACAATGCCCGGGGATCGGTGCTAGTTGGTTAGTTGGGGTACTAAGTATAGATAACCCTATGGGTTAGTGGTACATTTTGTATTGTTCAGATATCaaactcctcctgctctgACCCGCCCAGCATTTCGAAGTGATGCAGGCAGCCGCCATGCGTTCCTATATACAGATCCGCCGCCTCAGCTTCACTGGAATTTGCGTGGACTTTCGTGCGAGGCTTTGCCATCACTTTTCTGGTTATATGCTGCTCGAGTTGCCGgtacagcagctgctgtttcACTTTGGGGTCTGTAAACGAGCAAAGAGTGGAGAGAGTTTGTCCATCagtttttcgcatttttcacttcgatttgcattgctcTGCTTTGCCACGTTTGCTCCTTAGATCTTTCACAAAGTGTTTCAAGCATGTTTATTACTGGATATTCATTGTGTGATAATTATTGATGGGTTTAAGGGATCAATCCTCGTGCCCCATACCATTTCTcgtatttgtatgtaaatttgaATGTataatatgtaaaatattattttaaattaacaaTATTCCATTATCTGCATGTACGATCCGTTTCATTCCATGCGAAATATCCATTATAGTTCTCGTGCAGAAAAAATGGTAGCAAAAAAACGGGTATattgaatacattttgaaCATATGGTGGTAGCAGCTTACACTAAATGCTTAAACTATATTAATGGAACAGCAAAATCAATTCACAAATTTGAAATCATTAAGTGCTAAACACTTTGTAAAGGGTCCGAGCAATCGCTTCAAGCAGATTACAACACGATCTTAAGTATCTATGTATTTATTGCTTCTGTGTTAGCTGATTGCATAGCTTCTCTTAGTTAAGTTTCAAATGGTTCAAGTTAAGTAATTATTGCttgacatttgcatattaagTACAGGTACACTCCAACGATATTTCAATACTGTTTTCGTTCGATCTTTACTTCTCTCTAGATTTGTACAGTTATTCGCttggaatatttattgattgatcAATTGATTCGTTTGCTATTTTtacaatttcccttttttggtCTGgtattgcatttcatttttgtatgtgtatttttgtgcgatTTTTCCTTACAAGTTCTATATTGAAAATTTTGTGAATTCAGCAAAGAGAAACGCGTCGCTTGGTGAATTGTTGCATGTGTTTCTGTGCGTTGCTTTTAAGAGAGGACTTTGTGAGTGGGTGTATATACATTTATCATTATTCATATTGTGTGAAAGATCTCTAAATCATGTGCGACATCATGCAACGACTCACATCACGGTTAGTGCGATGCAAATGACCTTGAAAATGCTGCTGAaggcgttgttgttgttgttgctgctgctgctggtgttgttgctgctgctgctgtggctctgcttcCATCATGTCCCCAGAGCCACCATCGCTGGCCTGCATCTCGTAATCCATTAAGCAGGCCTGTGTTCCAATTActtgtgtggcaggcagtgaAAAAAAATCTGTAAGGCGAGAGGCAAACACGGTTTAGTAATCAGTGTTAACTGCAGACGCAACACGTTGCCGGGTCGCTATTGATATGTATGtcacctgctgctgtgtcgCAGGGTGTACTTTATTGAGCGAGGCAATTCCAGAGAGAGGGCTCTCACAATAGTCGCCTATTTTATTGTGTCGCTGTAGACGTGAGAGTGCTGGGAACTCCGCTCCTCACCTTGTCTAATGACaccttgcgctgctgctgctgctacctctGTCGACGACAGCTGACGGTTGCCCCAATTGCCGTTCGTTTATTTATAGCCGATGCAAGCAACGTTGACAGCGAGGCTGGCAGAGACGATGTCATTTCTTATCGCCCTGCCGcctttgtatttgttttgtggttatGATAACGGTTAAGTACAGGGAACTGTACTTTCTGTGCTTTCTAACACTGAGATGTATCCTTGGGTAATATATTTTGGTGCCAGATCAACTGATAATCCCACCTACTGTGGCACTGTACtgacatttcaattaatttatccATTCAGTCGTTAATTGAACAATAAATGCGATATGGACATAGGCCATTAACGCTTGAAAGGTAATAATATATGATATACAACATTTATattgattttcactttttggaTACACACTTTTATCTCGGctcttgttcttcttgttgtgTATAAACCCAAAGATTGATTCGGGACACACCAAGTTTCAACACTTGGCTGCCACCTGCTGCCCTGCCAAGCCGctcactcccactccactGGACACCATCTCAGCGTCGCTAGAGCGTTGAAATGATTGTGTCGCGGATTTTACCGTCTCTACAATGCTTATCGGCTCTTTGAACGGAAAGCTGCGGACACGGAAAACGCTCTAAATAATGACTGATAAGCCAGGTCAGAGTAACAAAGTAAACATCAGTCGGTGAGGTCAGCCCCCCAGCAAGTTTTGTAACGAAATTCACGAAAAATTTCACGCAACGGCAATTAAATGTCAAGGTTATGCCAAAATTGCTCattatatatacacatttCGTTTGTAATATGAAATCCACTTACCATTACAATACTGAGCCGCCAGATCCACATCGTCGAAGCGGCAGCGCTTGGTGTGCATCGGGTTATCCCCGTCCTCGGATGGCTCATTCCCGTTACAACGCTTTTTGCAGCGAGCTGCAGACGCGGCGGCTGCATCCACTGGCTgctcattgttgttggcatcATTCATGAATGGCCATGAATGGCCGCCAACGGTAGCGTCAACAGGGGGGACGGCAGCGTAGGAGACTGCACGTGGATTGAATGGATCCAAGGTTTGTCGCATCTGCGTGGTTTCGAAATTGGCGGCAGTCGCGCCCGCCGAATCTGCATGTGCCCAGCACTCGAAATTTGTTAACACCATGCTGATGATGCGCGACACCAGTGGAAATTTACCAAGAataaacacagcaaaaaacaaagcactATTGAACGCCGTCCTAACTGTACTCGGTCGCACGGCAAACTGCAGTCGGCGATGGATTTTTTGGTATACAGTTAAAtgccgcaaaagcaaatacgcagcaattgcaaaatgctgaaaaaaatttaattaacacacGCAAGCGGGCGAGCACACAACCAACTGCGAGGCGAACGGGCCAACGAAACGAGCGCGCGATGACGGcaattgttaaaaataaacccacaATAAGcaagttttacattttgccGCTTTGATTCTTCTGTcacgctttttgttttcctttcgcACTTCGTTCCGATGAGTATCGCGCACGCAGGGATGCTTCGAAACATCGATAGGCAACAAAACAACTGTAGAAACTATCGCGACATCATGTGATTGTCAAAATGGATGATAAAACGAATGGCaggcaaaagaaacaacaaaatagtcAAAAATAATCAGAGTTTTCAATTGGAATAAgttcaaaaatatttagaaaaatgacgaacaaaaataagaaaaccaTCCCCGGCATTGGAGGACCTGCTGGCCCTTCGAAACAGGCCAAACAGAAGTCTGAGGTAAGGTTCACAATGGTGGGTAGGGCGGAATTGCCGGTAGTTAATCCCAcgtcttgtttatttttctagGACTCCCAGGACTACAGTTCTTTCAAGACAGTGCTCTTCTATTGCATGCTGATTGTGTTCCTGCCTG
Encoded here:
- the LOC117894091 gene encoding probable basic-leucine zipper transcription factor R isoform X1; this encodes MVLTNFECWAHADSAGATAANFETTQMRQTLDPFNPRAVSYAAVPPVDATVGGHSWPFMNDANNNEQPVDAAAASAARCKKRCNGNEPSEDGDNPMHTKRCRFDDVDLAAQYCNDFFSLPATQVIGTQACLMDYEMQASDGGSGDMMEAEPQQQQQQHQQQQQQQQQRLQQHFQGPDPKVKQQLLYRQLEQHITRKVMAKPRTKVHANSSEAEAADLYIGTHGGCLHHFEMLGGSEQEEFDI
- the LOC117894091 gene encoding AT-rich binding protein isoform X3; amino-acid sequence: MDYEMQASDGGSGDMMEAEPQQQQQQHQQQQQQQQQRLQQHFQGPDPKVKQQLLYRQLEQHITRKVMAKPRTKVHANSSEAEAADLYIGTHGGCLHHFEMLGGSEQEEFDI
- the LOC117894091 gene encoding androgen receptor isoform X2 codes for the protein MVLTNFECWAHADSAGATAANFETTQMRQTLDPFNPRAVSYAAVPPVDATVGGHSWPFMNDANNNEQPVDAAAASAARCKKRCNGNEPSEDGDNPMHTKRCRFDDVDLAAQYCNDFFSLPATQVIGTQACLMDYEMQASDGGSGDMMEAEPQQQQQQHQQQQQQQQQRLQQHFQGHLHRTNRDTQTPK